One Bradyrhizobium sp. ISRA464 genomic window carries:
- a CDS encoding aldehyde dehydrogenase family protein, which yields MAVSQAVPITRHPYADGSYKKMLIDGKWVDAASGKKFETHNPATGELLATVAEGDAEDINRAVAAARRAFEGAWSKVKPYERQNLLLKLADLVEANFEELSQLDTLDMGAPISRTRGNRLRALGMLRYYAGQATAIHGETIENSLPGEIFSYTLKEPIGVVGAIIPWNGPLTATIWKIGPAIATGCTVVLKPAEESPLTSLRIAELCMEAGIPPGVVNVVPGYGETAGAALASHPDVDKVAFTGSHLTGQSIIRASAGNLKRVSLELGGKSPDIVFADADLDAAVPGAAMAVFANSGQICSAGTRLFVEQKVYDEFVGRVAEFGKKLQVGNGLDPNTQIGPLVSQQQMERVSGYLEIGQKEGARAVAGGGRLTEGALSKGYFVQPTVFANVQDTMRIAQEEIFGPVISAISFKDPDELIKRANATTFGLGSGVWTTNVSKAHQVAKALRAGSVWVNCYQAMDPAVPFGGYKMSGYGRESGKQHVEEYLNVKAVWIKTG from the coding sequence ATGGCTGTTTCGCAGGCTGTTCCGATCACGCGCCATCCTTATGCCGATGGCTCCTACAAGAAGATGCTGATCGACGGCAAATGGGTCGACGCCGCCTCTGGCAAGAAGTTCGAAACGCATAACCCCGCGACCGGCGAGCTGCTCGCGACCGTCGCCGAGGGCGATGCGGAAGATATCAACCGTGCGGTCGCCGCCGCGCGCCGGGCATTCGAGGGTGCCTGGAGCAAGGTCAAGCCGTATGAGCGGCAGAACCTGCTGCTCAAGCTTGCCGATCTCGTCGAAGCGAATTTCGAGGAATTGTCCCAGCTCGATACGCTCGACATGGGCGCGCCGATCAGCCGCACCCGCGGCAACCGGCTGCGCGCGCTCGGCATGTTGCGCTATTACGCGGGCCAGGCGACCGCGATCCATGGCGAGACCATCGAGAACTCGCTGCCCGGCGAGATCTTCTCCTACACGCTGAAGGAGCCGATCGGCGTGGTCGGCGCCATCATCCCGTGGAACGGGCCGCTGACTGCGACGATCTGGAAGATTGGTCCTGCGATCGCGACCGGCTGCACCGTGGTGCTGAAGCCCGCCGAGGAATCGCCGCTGACCTCGCTGCGCATCGCCGAGCTCTGCATGGAGGCCGGCATTCCGCCCGGCGTCGTCAACGTCGTGCCGGGCTATGGCGAGACCGCGGGCGCAGCGCTCGCGTCCCATCCGGATGTCGACAAGGTCGCCTTCACCGGCTCGCACCTCACGGGCCAGTCGATCATCCGCGCCTCGGCCGGCAACCTCAAGCGCGTCTCGCTCGAGCTTGGCGGCAAGTCGCCGGACATCGTGTTTGCCGACGCCGATCTCGACGCGGCGGTTCCGGGCGCGGCGATGGCGGTGTTCGCCAATTCCGGCCAGATCTGCAGCGCCGGCACTCGGCTGTTCGTCGAGCAGAAGGTCTATGACGAATTCGTCGGCCGCGTCGCCGAGTTCGGCAAGAAGCTGCAGGTCGGCAACGGCCTCGATCCCAACACCCAGATCGGCCCGCTGGTGTCGCAACAGCAGATGGAGCGCGTGTCTGGTTATCTCGAGATCGGCCAGAAGGAAGGCGCCAGGGCTGTTGCCGGCGGCGGGCGTCTCACGGAGGGCGCTCTGTCGAAGGGCTATTTCGTGCAGCCGACGGTGTTCGCCAATGTGCAGGACACCATGCGCATCGCGCAGGAGGAGATCTTCGGACCGGTGATCTCGGCGATCTCGTTCAAGGATCCGGACGAATTGATCAAGCGCGCCAATGCCACGACCTTCGGGCTTGGCTCGGGCGTGTGGACCACCAATGTCAGCAAGGCGCACCAGGTCGCGAAGGCGCTGCGCGCCGGCTCAGTCTGGGTCAATTGCTACCAGGCCATGGACCCGGCGGTGCCGTTCGGCGGCTACAAGATGAGCGGCTACGGCCGCGAGTCCGGCAAGCAGCACGTCGAGGAGTACCTCAACGTCAAGGCGGTCTGGATCAAGACGGGCTAG
- a CDS encoding LLM class flavin-dependent oxidoreductase, whose amino-acid sequence MTKQIRLNAFAMNCVAHQSPGLWTHPRDRTKDYNKLSYWIDLAKTLERGRFDGLFLADVLGVYDVYANSPDAALRNAAQTPANEPLMLIPAMAAVTENLGFGVTSNLSFEPPYPFARRMSTLDHLTGGRVGWNVVTGYLDSAARGAGKDKQTAHDDRYELADEYMELVYKLWEGSWEDDAAIRDVASGIFTDPKKVHPVHHEGKNYRLNAIHLSEPSPQRTPVLYQAGTSPRGRQFAAEHAECVFMSGPSSKVIGPRVSAIRELAAAKGRNPAEILMFSMMCIVVAPTEAEAKAKYAEYRSHISHEGALALMSGWTGVDFSTYALDQEVRHVQNDAGRSAMDNVTRADPDRVWTVREVAEHVGIGGAGPVVVGSPEQVADKIEQWFEETDVDGLNVAFAISPGDFEDIADMLVPELTRRGRYKHEYAKGTLREKLFGAGRARLDGTHPGSRYRVKPRAAAK is encoded by the coding sequence ATGACAAAGCAAATCCGGCTCAACGCCTTTGCCATGAACTGCGTGGCGCATCAGTCGCCGGGGCTGTGGACTCACCCGCGCGACCGCACCAAGGATTACAACAAGCTGTCCTACTGGATCGATCTGGCGAAGACGCTGGAGCGCGGCCGGTTCGACGGACTGTTCCTCGCCGACGTGCTCGGCGTCTACGATGTCTATGCCAATAGTCCCGATGCGGCGCTGCGCAATGCGGCGCAAACCCCGGCCAACGAGCCCTTGATGCTGATCCCGGCGATGGCCGCGGTGACCGAGAATCTCGGCTTCGGCGTCACCAGCAACCTCTCCTTCGAGCCGCCCTACCCGTTCGCGCGGCGGATGTCGACGCTCGATCATTTAACCGGCGGCCGGGTCGGCTGGAACGTGGTGACCGGCTATCTGGACAGCGCGGCGCGCGGCGCCGGCAAGGACAAGCAGACCGCGCATGACGACCGCTATGAGCTCGCCGACGAATATATGGAGCTGGTCTACAAGCTCTGGGAAGGCAGCTGGGAGGACGACGCCGCGATCCGCGACGTCGCCAGCGGCATCTTCACGGATCCAAAGAAGGTGCACCCCGTGCATCACGAGGGCAAGAACTACCGGCTCAACGCGATCCATCTCTCGGAGCCGTCGCCGCAGCGCACGCCGGTGCTCTACCAGGCCGGGACTTCGCCGCGCGGGCGGCAGTTCGCGGCCGAGCATGCCGAATGCGTCTTCATGTCGGGCCCGTCGTCGAAGGTGATCGGCCCGCGGGTGTCCGCGATCCGCGAGCTTGCCGCCGCGAAAGGACGCAACCCGGCCGAGATCCTGATGTTCTCGATGATGTGCATCGTCGTCGCTCCGACCGAAGCGGAGGCGAAGGCGAAATACGCGGAGTATCGCAGCCACATCAGTCACGAGGGCGCGCTGGCGTTGATGTCGGGCTGGACCGGCGTCGACTTCTCCACCTATGCGCTGGACCAGGAGGTGCGGCACGTGCAGAACGACGCCGGACGGTCTGCGATGGACAACGTCACCCGCGCCGATCCTGATCGGGTCTGGACCGTGCGTGAGGTCGCCGAGCATGTCGGCATCGGCGGCGCCGGCCCCGTGGTGGTCGGCTCGCCCGAGCAGGTCGCCGACAAGATCGAGCAGTGGTTCGAGGAGACCGATGTCGACGGCCTCAATGTCGCGTTTGCGATCTCGCCCGGCGATTTCGAGGATATCGCCGACATGCTGGTGCCGGAACTGACCAGGCGCGGCCGCTACAAGCACGAATACGCCAAGGGCACGCTGCGGGAGAAGCTGTTTGGGGCTGGGCGAGCAAGGCTCGACGGGACGCATCCTGGGAGCCGTTATCGCGTCAAGCCGCGTGCCGCCGCGAAGTAA
- a CDS encoding M20 family metallopeptidase, which yields MATRADAIAIAREHFQSGQFLKELDRRVGYQTESLNADKADALRAYLVENLQPAFVELDFKTRLIESPTGRGPYLIADHQEDASRPTVLTYGHGDVVDGMVGEWRDGLNPWQITVKGERAYGRGTADNKGQHSINMAALRAVRQARGGKLGFNAKFIIETGEEIGSPDLREVCEAHREELKADLFVASDGPRLSAERPTIFLGCRGGNRIHLDVNLREGGNHSGNWGGVLANPATILANAIASLVDGKGRMKLEILKPPPISNRVRAALADVKVEPTADELALSPDWGEEGLTPAERLYAWNTLEVLAMSSGNIEKPANAIPGKASAVLQLRSVVGTRYLEVIDAVRDYLHKNGFPMVEVSGTQRFAASRTDMDSPWIDWAANSIRNTTGKAPAVLPNFGGSLPNDVFSEGLGLPTIWVPHSYPGCSQHAPDEHILLPVTEEALTIMAGLFWDLGETPRKS from the coding sequence ATGGCGACACGGGCCGACGCAATCGCAATCGCGCGAGAGCATTTTCAATCGGGACAGTTCCTTAAAGAGCTGGACCGCAGGGTCGGCTACCAGACCGAGAGCCTGAATGCCGACAAGGCCGATGCCCTGCGCGCCTATCTGGTCGAGAACCTGCAACCGGCCTTCGTCGAGCTCGATTTCAAGACCCGGCTTATCGAATCACCGACCGGCCGCGGGCCCTATCTGATCGCCGACCATCAGGAAGATGCCTCGCGGCCGACCGTGTTGACCTACGGCCATGGCGACGTCGTCGACGGCATGGTCGGCGAATGGCGCGACGGGCTCAATCCCTGGCAGATCACGGTCAAGGGCGAGCGCGCCTATGGCCGCGGCACCGCCGACAACAAGGGCCAGCATTCGATCAACATGGCCGCGCTGCGTGCCGTGCGGCAGGCGCGCGGCGGCAAGCTCGGCTTCAACGCGAAGTTCATCATCGAGACCGGCGAGGAGATCGGCTCGCCCGATCTGCGCGAGGTCTGCGAAGCGCATCGCGAAGAGCTGAAGGCCGACCTGTTCGTGGCCTCCGACGGGCCGCGGCTGTCGGCGGAACGCCCGACCATCTTCCTCGGCTGCCGTGGCGGCAACCGCATCCATCTCGATGTCAATCTGCGCGAGGGCGGCAACCATTCCGGCAATTGGGGCGGCGTGCTCGCCAACCCCGCCACGATCCTGGCGAATGCGATCGCGAGCCTGGTCGACGGCAAGGGCCGCATGAAGCTCGAGATCCTCAAACCCCCGCCGATCTCCAACCGGGTCCGCGCCGCGCTCGCCGACGTCAAGGTCGAGCCGACGGCGGACGAGCTCGCGCTGTCGCCGGACTGGGGCGAGGAGGGGCTGACGCCGGCCGAGCGGCTCTATGCCTGGAACACGCTCGAAGTGCTGGCGATGTCGTCAGGCAATATCGAGAAGCCGGCCAATGCGATTCCCGGCAAGGCGAGCGCCGTGCTGCAACTCCGCTCCGTCGTCGGCACCAGATATCTCGAGGTGATCGACGCAGTGCGCGACTATCTGCACAAGAACGGTTTTCCGATGGTCGAGGTCTCCGGCACGCAGCGCTTTGCCGCCTCGCGCACCGACATGGACAGCCCGTGGATCGATTGGGCGGCCAATTCCATCCGCAACACCACCGGCAAGGCGCCGGCGGTGTTGCCGAATTTCGGCGGCTCGCTGCCGAACGACGTGTTCTCGGAAGGCCTCGGCCTGCCGACGATCTGGGTGCCGCATTCCTATCCCGGCTGCTCGCAGCACGCGCCCGACGAGCACATCCTGCTGCCGGTCACAGAGGAGGCGCTCACCATCATGGCGGGCCTGTTCTGGGATCTCGGCGAGACGCCGCGCAAATCGTAA
- a CDS encoding alkene reductase has translation MNPPSLFSPLKIGPYQLKHRVVMAPLTRMRAARPSLAPRPLNAEYYAQRATRGGLIIAEASPVVETGFGNPGVPGIYTEAQIAGWRKVVNAVHAKGGFIFLQLWHVGRVSHSSFQPGGALPVAPSAVAIPELKTMTADGKVVPYETPRALETSEIPLMVEAYRQAAKNALAAGFDGVEIHGANGYLVEQFLQSRSNLRTDQYGGSIENRVRFLLEVTQAAIDVWGADHRVGVRLSPYGIANGSGEADPMPLYSHAIKALDKLGLAYLHFIEPRASGTGRAEVNWQNVPSAMVLYRPMWSGVLVTAGNFLGENAQSAITEGHADAIAFGRYFISNPDLPHRLERGYPLTPYNRATFYGGEEKGYTDYPVHGELAQA, from the coding sequence ATGAATCCTCCGTCGCTGTTCTCTCCGCTCAAAATCGGTCCCTATCAGCTCAAGCACCGCGTCGTGATGGCGCCGCTCACCCGGATGCGGGCAGCGAGGCCGAGCCTCGCGCCGCGGCCGCTGAACGCGGAATATTACGCGCAGCGTGCCACCCGGGGCGGGTTGATCATCGCCGAGGCCTCGCCTGTAGTTGAGACCGGCTTCGGCAATCCCGGCGTTCCTGGCATCTACACCGAGGCCCAGATCGCCGGCTGGCGCAAGGTCGTGAATGCCGTCCATGCCAAGGGCGGTTTCATCTTCCTGCAGCTCTGGCACGTCGGCCGCGTTTCGCACTCCTCGTTCCAGCCGGGCGGAGCGCTGCCGGTCGCACCGTCGGCGGTGGCGATCCCCGAGCTCAAGACGATGACAGCCGATGGCAAGGTTGTCCCGTACGAGACGCCGCGCGCACTCGAGACCAGCGAGATCCCGCTGATGGTCGAGGCCTACCGCCAGGCCGCGAAGAATGCGCTCGCCGCCGGCTTCGACGGCGTCGAGATCCACGGCGCCAACGGCTATCTGGTCGAGCAGTTCCTGCAGTCGCGCAGCAACCTCCGTACCGATCAATATGGCGGCTCGATCGAGAACCGCGTCCGCTTCCTGCTGGAGGTGACGCAGGCCGCAATCGACGTATGGGGCGCCGACCACCGCGTCGGCGTGCGGTTGTCGCCCTACGGCATCGCCAATGGCAGCGGCGAGGCCGACCCGATGCCGCTGTACAGCCACGCCATCAAGGCGCTGGACAAGCTCGGGCTCGCCTATCTGCATTTCATCGAGCCGCGCGCCTCCGGCACGGGGCGTGCGGAGGTCAACTGGCAGAACGTGCCGTCGGCGATGGTGCTGTACCGCCCGATGTGGAGCGGCGTGCTGGTGACGGCCGGTAACTTTCTCGGCGAGAATGCGCAGAGCGCGATCACCGAGGGCCATGCCGACGCGATCGCCTTCGGCCGCTACTTCATCTCCAACCCGGACCTGCCGCACCGCCTCGAACGTGGCTATCCGCTGACGCCGTATAACCGCGCCACCTTCTACGGCGGCGAGGAGAAGGGGTACACGGATTATCCCGTGCACGGCGAGTTGGCACAGGCGTAA
- a CDS encoding GFA family protein — protein MFPEDDEFAPAKKPKPVALAKPAAGQCLCGKVCFEIDVPARWAWHDHTQASRRAHGSAYATYVGSWRKRFRITQGASELSRYEDPATRTARSFCTTCGTPVIYERARAPHMVNIPRALFSGRTGRQPLYHIAIEELQEWAYTGEPLVPLKGYPGVVWQRSKKKKRSEREGMF, from the coding sequence ATGTTTCCGGAAGACGATGAATTTGCGCCGGCAAAAAAGCCGAAACCCGTGGCGCTGGCCAAGCCTGCCGCGGGGCAGTGCCTGTGCGGCAAGGTGTGCTTCGAGATCGACGTGCCAGCGCGCTGGGCATGGCATGACCACACGCAGGCCAGCCGCCGCGCGCATGGCTCGGCCTATGCGACCTATGTCGGAAGCTGGCGCAAGCGGTTCCGCATCACGCAAGGCGCAAGCGAGCTCTCGCGTTACGAGGATCCGGCGACCAGGACCGCGCGCAGCTTCTGCACCACCTGCGGCACGCCCGTCATCTACGAGCGGGCGCGCGCCCCGCACATGGTCAACATCCCGCGCGCGCTGTTTTCCGGGCGCACCGGCCGGCAACCGCTCTATCACATCGCGATCGAGGAACTGCAGGAATGGGCCTATACCGGCGAGCCGCTGGTGCCGCTGAAAGGCTATCCCGGCGTGGTCTGGCAGCGCTCGAAAAAGAAGAAGCGCAGCGAGCGGGAAGGGATGTTCTGA
- a CDS encoding YiaA/YiaB family inner membrane protein gives MNQNVQPHSGAWVTFTYASFVASAFLVAVGVFFLPIDIWMKGYLTMGIVMLVQTCVALTKTVRDNHESGKLVNRIEDAKAERLLMEVSKAA, from the coding sequence ATGAACCAGAATGTCCAACCCCACAGCGGTGCCTGGGTCACCTTCACCTACGCGTCGTTTGTCGCTTCCGCCTTCCTAGTCGCCGTCGGCGTGTTCTTCCTGCCGATCGACATCTGGATGAAGGGCTATCTCACGATGGGCATCGTGATGCTGGTCCAGACCTGCGTCGCGCTGACCAAGACGGTTCGCGACAACCATGAGAGCGGCAAGCTCGTGAACCGCATCGAGGATGCCAAGGCCGAGCGCCTGTTGATGGAAGTCTCCAAGGCGGCCTGA
- a CDS encoding thiamine pyrophosphate-binding protein, translating into MKNRITGRSAFLALLKDEGVTHLFGNPGTTELPIMHALKDHPDLTYVMAMQESLVVAMADGFSRASGKLVACNVHVAPGLGNAMGSLYNASFTGTPLILTAGQQEQGHGLTEPVLYGPLVQMATPLVKWAVEVTRLEDLPRVVRRAAKIATTPPTGPVFISLPGDILNSEAGIELGRSTRVDTRVRSSDDSLKALAARILKAERPVIIVGDEIVKSDALREAADLAETLGCPAWQSSTPYGAHFLSESPCFMGAIARLQKVARDVLAPHDLLIALGGDPLRMSVYSEVDPLPDGLSIVQVGLVDSDLARNYGAEIAVKADVRETLRALVPALKQAGGSALEARARQGLAALAPKNWAAKRKALVEQISKASHTSPIDPDWLALQVVEAMPDNAILVDEGLTSSRQIIGLRPHRDRYGYHALASGGIGWGLPAAVGVSLANPQRPVVCYSGDGSSMYSIQSLWTAANHKLPLTFVIVNNGGYRIIKQRLLAFHGDDHYVGMDFIDPPVDFTGIARSLGLEAIKITDPQELKSAMKSAFSRPEAKLIEVVVSNAVN; encoded by the coding sequence ATGAAGAATCGCATTACCGGCCGCTCGGCGTTCCTGGCGCTGTTGAAGGACGAGGGTGTCACGCATCTGTTCGGCAATCCCGGCACCACCGAATTGCCGATCATGCACGCGCTGAAGGACCATCCTGATCTCACCTACGTGATGGCGATGCAGGAGAGCCTGGTTGTCGCGATGGCCGACGGATTCAGCCGCGCTTCGGGCAAGCTCGTCGCCTGCAACGTCCATGTCGCGCCGGGCCTCGGCAACGCGATGGGCTCGCTCTACAACGCAAGCTTCACCGGTACGCCGCTGATCCTCACCGCCGGTCAGCAGGAGCAGGGCCATGGGCTGACGGAGCCGGTGCTCTATGGCCCGCTGGTGCAGATGGCGACGCCGCTCGTCAAATGGGCGGTAGAGGTGACGCGCCTGGAGGACCTGCCGCGGGTCGTGCGCCGCGCCGCCAAGATCGCGACCACGCCGCCCACGGGGCCGGTGTTCATCTCGCTGCCCGGCGATATCCTCAATTCCGAGGCCGGTATCGAACTCGGCCGCTCCACCCGCGTCGATACCCGCGTCAGGTCGTCGGACGACTCGCTGAAGGCGCTGGCCGCGCGCATCCTGAAAGCCGAGCGGCCGGTGATCATTGTCGGCGACGAGATCGTCAAGAGCGATGCGCTGCGCGAGGCCGCCGATCTCGCGGAGACGCTGGGCTGCCCGGCCTGGCAATCGTCGACGCCCTATGGTGCGCATTTCCTCTCTGAAAGTCCGTGCTTCATGGGCGCGATCGCGCGCCTGCAGAAGGTCGCCCGTGACGTGCTAGCGCCCCACGATCTCCTGATCGCGCTCGGCGGCGATCCCTTGCGGATGTCTGTCTACAGTGAGGTCGATCCGCTGCCGGACGGACTGTCCATCGTGCAGGTCGGTCTCGTCGACAGCGATCTCGCCAGGAACTATGGCGCCGAGATCGCGGTCAAGGCCGACGTCAGGGAAACGCTGCGCGCGCTGGTACCGGCACTGAAGCAGGCCGGTGGCAGCGCGCTGGAGGCGCGCGCCAGGCAGGGGCTCGCGGCGCTCGCACCTAAGAATTGGGCTGCGAAGCGCAAGGCGCTGGTCGAGCAAATCTCGAAGGCCAGCCACACCTCGCCGATCGATCCGGACTGGCTCGCGCTGCAGGTCGTCGAGGCGATGCCCGACAACGCGATTCTGGTCGACGAGGGCCTGACCTCGTCGCGCCAGATCATCGGCCTAAGGCCGCATCGCGACCGCTATGGCTATCACGCGCTTGCCTCGGGCGGCATCGGCTGGGGCCTGCCGGCCGCGGTCGGCGTCAGCCTCGCCAATCCGCAGCGTCCGGTGGTCTGCTATTCCGGCGACGGCTCTTCGATGTATTCGATCCAGTCGCTGTGGACCGCGGCCAATCACAAGCTGCCGCTCACCTTCGTCATCGTCAACAATGGTGGCTATCGCATCATCAAGCAGCGCCTGCTCGCCTTCCACGGCGACGATCATTATGTCGGCATGGATTTCATCGACCCGCCGGTCGATTTCACCGGCATCGCGCGCTCGCTCGGGCTCGAGGCGATCAAGATCACGGACCCGCAGGAGCTGAAGAGCGCGATGAAGTCGGCGTTCAGCCGCCCGGAGGCGAAGCTGATCGAGGTGGTAGTGAGCAATGCGGTGAATTAA
- a CDS encoding MFS transporter yields the protein MTLSTPLNSQIDVAAKKNITKLIVATSVGNALEWYDIAVYAYFAVYLSKAFFPANDPTTSLLLTFGSFGLSFLVRPIGGIVLGAYADRHGRKASLMLSIVLMTSGTLALALTPTYQTIGVVAPVAVILARLVQGFSAGGEFGSSTAFLVEHMPERRGFVASWQFASQGVSGLLGAGFGALLTSLLSPEDLQSWGWRLPFLFGVLIGPVGIYIRNHVDDASPPPAEKQESPVVEVFARQKLATILAIGALAVSTAVNYLIVYMPTYVVKTLNLPPSVGFIASFAAQTAVALLAPIAGMVSDRIGRTTHMILFALLLLVSIFPAFLLLTGKPTPAIILLGVLWLGVLKSLYYGPLAALMSELFPPQTRATGLGLSYNIGVTVFGGMGPAIMTWMGGFALIGELAPGYYLTAVCILSLGALVTIRRMRLA from the coding sequence ATGACACTATCGACGCCGCTCAACTCCCAAATCGACGTTGCCGCCAAAAAGAACATCACCAAGCTGATCGTCGCGACCTCGGTCGGCAATGCGCTCGAATGGTACGACATCGCGGTCTACGCCTATTTCGCGGTTTACCTCTCGAAGGCGTTCTTTCCGGCGAACGATCCGACCACCTCACTGCTGCTGACCTTCGGCAGCTTCGGCCTGTCGTTCCTGGTCCGCCCGATCGGCGGCATCGTGCTCGGCGCCTATGCCGACCGGCACGGCCGCAAGGCCTCGCTGATGCTGTCGATCGTGCTGATGACATCAGGCACGCTGGCGCTCGCGCTGACGCCGACCTACCAGACGATCGGCGTCGTGGCGCCGGTCGCGGTGATTCTGGCGCGGCTGGTGCAGGGATTCTCCGCCGGCGGCGAATTCGGCTCCTCCACCGCCTTCCTGGTCGAGCACATGCCGGAGCGGCGCGGCTTCGTCGCGAGCTGGCAGTTCGCAAGCCAGGGCGTCAGCGGCCTGTTGGGAGCGGGGTTCGGCGCGCTGCTCACCTCGCTGCTGAGCCCGGAGGATCTGCAATCCTGGGGCTGGCGGCTGCCGTTCCTGTTCGGCGTCCTGATCGGCCCGGTCGGCATCTACATCCGCAACCATGTCGACGACGCGAGCCCGCCACCGGCTGAAAAGCAGGAATCGCCGGTCGTCGAAGTGTTCGCGCGGCAGAAGCTCGCCACCATCCTCGCCATCGGCGCGCTCGCGGTATCGACCGCGGTCAACTACCTCATCGTCTACATGCCGACCTATGTGGTGAAGACGCTCAACCTGCCGCCGTCGGTCGGGTTCATCGCCTCGTTCGCCGCGCAGACAGCCGTCGCGCTGCTGGCGCCGATTGCCGGCATGGTCTCCGACAGGATCGGGCGGACCACGCACATGATCCTGTTCGCGCTGCTGCTCCTGGTCTCGATCTTTCCGGCCTTCCTGCTGCTCACGGGCAAGCCGACGCCGGCAATCATTCTGCTCGGCGTGCTCTGGCTCGGTGTCCTCAAATCGCTGTATTACGGGCCGCTCGCCGCGCTGATGTCAGAACTGTTTCCGCCACAGACGCGTGCGACCGGGCTCGGCCTCAGCTATAATATCGGCGTCACCGTGTTCGGCGGCATGGGGCCGGCGATCATGACCTGGATGGGCGGCTTCGCGCTGATCGGCGAGCTCGCGCCGGGCTACTATCTCACCGCCGTCTGCATCCTGAGCCTCGGCGCGCTCGTCACCATCCGCCGGATGCGGCTGGCCTAG
- a CDS encoding winged helix-turn-helix domain-containing protein, which translates to MPKSSATSLPSLSVRIDLDAQDRIGPGKIQLLENIRECGSISAAGRAMDMSYKRAWDLVDEINRICRQAAVERQTGGKNGGGAVLTPFGLSLVARYRKIERDAALAVRKDLEALRSDIGKPKKAVGR; encoded by the coding sequence ATGCCGAAATCGAGCGCCACATCGCTCCCCTCCCTCAGCGTCCGCATCGACCTCGATGCCCAGGACCGGATCGGGCCGGGCAAGATTCAGCTCCTGGAAAACATCCGGGAATGCGGCTCGATCTCCGCCGCCGGCCGCGCCATGGACATGAGCTACAAGCGCGCCTGGGATCTCGTCGACGAGATCAACCGCATCTGCCGGCAGGCTGCGGTGGAACGGCAGACCGGCGGCAAGAATGGCGGCGGCGCGGTGCTGACGCCGTTCGGCCTCTCGCTGGTGGCGCGCTACCGGAAGATCGAGCGCGACGCGGCGCTCGCCGTGCGCAAGGACCTCGAGGCGCTGCGCAGCGACATCGGCAAGCCGAAGAAGGCTGTGGGGCGGTAG
- a CDS encoding SDR family NAD(P)-dependent oxidoreductase, whose product MPHPAISPNHVAVITGGASGIGLAAALRFAKAGMKVCIADLGDNRLKDATTKLSSAAPGGAADIMTAAVDVSRADEVAGLEAAVAKRFGGTDILMNNAGIQPGSTTFGPADNWQRILAVNLWGVINGTQAFAPNMIKRGKPGLIINTGSKQGITTPPGDPAYNVSKAGVKAFTEALQHELRNTDGCKISAHLLIPGFVFTGLTARGRTEKPAGAWTAEQTVDFMIERLEAGDFYILCPDNDVPRALDERRILWAAGDIVENRPALSRWHPDYADAFAAFVKGK is encoded by the coding sequence ATGCCTCATCCCGCGATATCGCCAAATCATGTTGCCGTGATCACCGGAGGCGCATCCGGCATCGGGCTTGCCGCCGCACTGCGCTTCGCGAAGGCCGGCATGAAGGTCTGCATCGCCGATCTCGGCGATAACAGGCTGAAGGATGCTACGACGAAACTGTCATCTGCGGCACCGGGCGGTGCGGCCGACATCATGACCGCGGCGGTCGACGTCAGCCGCGCCGACGAGGTCGCGGGCCTCGAGGCGGCGGTCGCAAAACGCTTCGGCGGCACCGACATCCTGATGAACAATGCCGGCATCCAGCCCGGCAGCACGACGTTCGGACCCGCCGACAACTGGCAGCGCATCCTCGCCGTCAATCTGTGGGGCGTGATCAACGGCACGCAGGCCTTCGCGCCCAACATGATCAAGCGCGGCAAGCCGGGGCTGATCATCAACACCGGCTCCAAGCAAGGAATCACCACGCCGCCCGGCGATCCCGCCTACAATGTCTCCAAGGCCGGCGTGAAGGCGTTCACCGAGGCGCTGCAGCACGAATTGCGCAACACCGACGGCTGCAAGATATCAGCGCATCTGTTGATCCCGGGCTTCGTCTTCACCGGGCTGACCGCGCGCGGCCGCACCGAGAAGCCGGCAGGCGCCTGGACCGCAGAGCAGACCGTCGACTTCATGATCGAACGGCTCGAGGCGGGCGATTTCTACATCCTCTGCCCCGACAACGACGTGCCGCGCGCGCTCGACGAGCGCCGCATCCTCTGGGCCGCGGGAGATATCGTCGAGAACCGCCCCGCGCTGTCGCGCTGGCATCCGGATTACGCGGATGCGTTCGCGGCATTTGTGAAGGGGAAGTGA